GCGGCTCCAATAACAGATTCAAAAGGTAACATAATTGCAGCTATCAGTGTAGCAGGACCCAAAGACCGGCTCAAGGAAGAAGCGACAATAATCCCACTTGTCATGGATACAGCAGCGGGCATTTCAAGGGCCCTAAAGGAAAGAGGCTTCGAAGCGGCATTTTTGTGTTCAGAAGCCAGATAGGAGAGTTGGAAATGAAAAGAGTAACCACCAAAGCGGCGTATGACTACAGTAAGTGCACAGGATGCCACACCTGTACCTATGTGTGCCCTTTCTTCGTCGTAACTAATCCCGTTGACCGTCCGTTGGAAAAGGACCAGACTCCTCCCTGTAGCAACGAGTGCCTCGCCTTTAATGATGTTGAAGGTTTTATCGATCTTGCCGGAGAGGGAAAATTCTTCGAAGCTTGGAAACTCATTAAACAGAATAATCCTTTCCCATCCATAACCGGTAGGGTCTGTTATGCCCATTGTGAAGCAGGCTGTAATCGGGGGGGCTTCGATGAGCCGATCGCCATCAGTACTATCGAACGTTTCCTGGGTGACATGGCGTACCAACGTGGCTGGAAATTGCCTATTCCGGAGACGCACAAAGAGGAACGGGTCGCTATCATCGGATCAGGGCCTGCGGGCCTGTCGTGTGCCTATCACTTGTCCCTCTTGGGATACCGACCTGTGGTTTTTGATGAAAGGCAAGCCGCCGGCGGAATGCTTCGGGTGGGCATACCCGAATATCGCTTACCCATAGCGATCCTTGATCGGGAGATCCAGGACATTGAGGAAATGGGGATTGAGATTCAGCTCGGACGAAAAATGGGTAGAGACTTTTCTTTTGAGGACCTCCAAAAGAAGTATGACGCCCTGTTTGTAGCAATTGGAAGCCCGCAAAGCAGACCCCTGAATGTTCCCGGAGAAAATCTGCCGCAAGTTCTTCACGGACTGGCGTTTCTGGAGGAAGTGAAGTGCGGAAGGGCTCCGGCAATAGGCCCGCGCGTTGCCGTGATCGGGGGCGGAAATACTGCTATTGATGCTGCCCGGTCCGCTCTGCGGCTGGGAGCAGAGGTAACCTTGATCTATCGTCGATCCCGGGAAGAAATGCCGGCGAACTCAGAGGAAGTTATAGCTGCAGAGCAGGAAGGGGTGCGGATCAACTTCTTACAGACTCCGGTTGGCTTCGCTCCCCGTAACGGCGGAGTGGTCATGAGAGGAGTGCGCATGCAGCTCGGGGAACAGGATGAGACAGGTCGAAGGCGACCCTCCCAGGTCCCCGGTTCTGATTTTGACATGGAATTCGACCACGTCATATTAGCGATTGGCGAAGGTCCTGATGCCGCTGTTGTTCCGAAAGAAATCTCCGACAGTGATGGGAAAGTAAAGGCGGACAACCGGGGATTGACAGGCATTAAAAAGGTGTTCAGCGGCGGAGATGTGGTGACAGGTCCCGCCTTCGTTTCCAAGGCCATTGGTATGGGCAAACGTGCAGCACAATCTGTTGAGGATCACCTTCAGAAGGGTTATCCCCGGACGGACCGGAATATCAAGGTCATCCTTCTCAAAGACATGAACATCGATTATTTCGATCGACAGTCCAGGGCTCCAGTGCCTCATCTAAGCTGGTCAGATGCGCGAAAGAGTTTTACCGAGGTCAAGGGGGGATTGTCAGAACAATTGGTGCTTACTGAGGCATCTCGATGCCTTCACTGCGCGGTTCCGCCTGTTTATGATGAAAAGCGCTGCCTGGGGTGCAGCAATTGCGAGCAGCGCTGTCCCCACCAAGCCATTACGATGGTCCGCCGAGATGAGCCATTCGTGGTGGGTGTTGACATGGCTACGGTAGATGCAGGGCGTGTGCGCGAACTTTGCAGGAAAGCGCGGTTTAATCCTGAACAAATCGTCTGTTACTGCACGGAAACACGTGCCGAGGAAATTGCCGCAGCGATCCTGAAAGGGGCCGACAGCCCGGCGGCGATAGGGGCTATGACCGGCGCCGGTTCGGGCTGCTCTGTAGAGTGCATCCAGCCAATGCTTCGGTTTTTGGAGGCTGCCGGAATCGCTGTCATCCCTCCCAAAGGGACGCAATGGTACGGAAGAACGACGACGGCCTGGGAGATTTCCAAGAAGATAACTGAAAAGCCGTCCTACCAAAAATTCCACTTTAAAGACGATCTCAATCTCCTGAATCGAGTTGTAGAAAAAGAAGAAAGGAGGAAGCCATGAGAAGTGGACCTATTCAGCCCGCCGGGCTCAGGAAATCTCAATACGGTGTGGATCCGGCCCTTGTCAAGAAACGGGGCGCAGAACTGCCAGGGGTGGTCTCTGTGCTCATAACCGATCTCTTTCCCGACCTTCCACAAACCATTTATCCAGGAAAGGAAGGAGTTTCTGCTATACGCCAAGAAACTGAATCGGCACTGGCCAAGGTGGACTTGAGCCGCATAAAACGCGGGCAGACTGTGAATGTTCTTGCATCGCATCATGGGTTCACCATCCTTGGTGGGGAGCCGTATGCAGAAATGATCCGGACCATCAAAGACGTCGTCGCAAGCCGCACCGGTGCACAGGTTCGGCTGAGAGCCGGTGTTGGATTGCGGTTTCGCGAGACTGAGGAATATATTAGATCCTTTGGCCTCGACACGCACTTTCAAGGTCAAGCCATAGGCATGGCCCCTATCGACCGCGGAGTTGCCATTGAGACCGAAATCGGGACTCTTTATGGACTAAACAAGGCCTATGATGCTGACTGGATTATACATGCTCATAATAGCGATGTCCGGGAGATTCATTTCCATCGTCAGGTGGATAGAGCCATAAAACCTTTTGCAATGTCCTATGCGAGAATTGAGACTCGCTCCACTTACCACCAAAACCTTGGGCCGCGGGGAGCGAACTTTGTGGCCCGGGCTATTTTCAATTCGGAATTTGTACAAAAGAAATTCGCCTTCGCGTGCTTCCTAATCATGGCTCCGCACGGGGTTGTCAAGGTGGATGCAGATAATGATCTAGATGCTCTCGACCAAAGGGTGAACGTAGCAGGATTTAAGTACTATGGGAAAGTTCTCAATCTCTTTGGCGAGATTGATGCCTGCATTGCGGTGCTAGATTTTTCATGTCCCGTTTGCTATGTGTTTGCTGGAGGGGTAATTTACGCAAACTTCCTGGGAGCGAATCGTGATCTCTTTGATCTAGAAGAGACTCCCCTTCCCTCTTACACGTGGTATACCGAGGCCTTCTACAATCGAAAAGGCAGGCCTATGCTTTCAGAGATTCCCCCGGTGAATCCGGCAATAAAAATGGTGGTTCAAAATCACGCCTGGGGCGGATACCCCAGCAAATTTTTTGCCGAACATGTTCCAACGATAGTTGTAGGCCGAGAGCAGGGCGATCTTTTCAACATGGATTCTCAAAACCTCAGGTACATGGAGCATGCTGTTACTGCGGATTCGCTAGAAAGCGCCATGGATTTTGCTTACCGAGTTACAGGGACGGACCAGGTGATCATCTTTGACGGCGCTGCGGGCGGCTTCAACCTCAGCGCCTCACTTGCCAAGCGGCTTGAGAAAGCCGCTCCCGAGGTTAGCAGGCGAGTAGAGAAAGAGCTTCTGCCCAAATGGATAAGGCAGAGGGGAATCGATTCTGAGGTCCTTAGCATGCTGCCCTGAGAACAAAAATTAGGAGGATTACGGTTAACATGAACAGTACGGGATATCTCCTTCAAACAGCGAAGTTGTTGGACCTCCGACGCGAGGAGGGCGGCTCCGTGTTTGAAGAAAAGGGAATGGACAGTAGCAACGACATCCGTGTGCAGATCTTCCGGGGTCACATGGCTCGTCGCATCACCGGCTGTATCGTGGTTGAAGCCGCAGGGGTTCTAAGCGGTATCCAGCGAGCCCGTCATCAGATGGAATTACTGGGGCTCTCTTTAGTCTCGGATTTGACGGACGGGACGCCTCTTGACGAGGGACAGGAATTTGCCAGGGTAGTCGGAAATCCTCTTCAAATTGCACAGGCAGAAGAAAGAATAATTGGGGTCCTTTCAAAATCATCTGGAATTGCGACAGCTGCCCGACAGGCTCGGCTCCTAGCTGGAAAAAGATGCCGTGTCGTCTCGGGTGGCTGGAAAAAGATGCCTTTGGAGATCAAAAACCAGGTCCGGCAAGCGCTACTCGATGGTGGCATAGATACCCGTATGTACGAAGATAACTTTGTATACTTGGACAAGAATTATGTCCGTATTTTCGGTGGAGTAGCGAAGGCCATCCGTGCGGTGGCTTCGTTGGGGCGGGCTGTGGTAATTCAAGTCCGGGGGGAATTTGAACCTATACGCGATGAGGCTGTAAAGGCTGCTCAAATGGGTGCTTCCGTGGTGATGGTCGATACCGGTCGCTTGGATCACTTGACCCAGGTGATCCAAGCATTGAAAGACACTGGTTTACGTTCCAGAGTACGTATAGCCTTTGCCGGAAATATATCACTGTCGAATCTTGAGAATTTGACCCAGATGGACCTGGACGTTGT
This Pseudomonadota bacterium DNA region includes the following protein-coding sequences:
- a CDS encoding FAD-dependent oxidoreductase translates to MKRVTTKAAYDYSKCTGCHTCTYVCPFFVVTNPVDRPLEKDQTPPCSNECLAFNDVEGFIDLAGEGKFFEAWKLIKQNNPFPSITGRVCYAHCEAGCNRGGFDEPIAISTIERFLGDMAYQRGWKLPIPETHKEERVAIIGSGPAGLSCAYHLSLLGYRPVVFDERQAAGGMLRVGIPEYRLPIAILDREIQDIEEMGIEIQLGRKMGRDFSFEDLQKKYDALFVAIGSPQSRPLNVPGENLPQVLHGLAFLEEVKCGRAPAIGPRVAVIGGGNTAIDAARSALRLGAEVTLIYRRSREEMPANSEEVIAAEQEGVRINFLQTPVGFAPRNGGVVMRGVRMQLGEQDETGRRRPSQVPGSDFDMEFDHVILAIGEGPDAAVVPKEISDSDGKVKADNRGLTGIKKVFSGGDVVTGPAFVSKAIGMGKRAAQSVEDHLQKGYPRTDRNIKVILLKDMNIDYFDRQSRAPVPHLSWSDARKSFTEVKGGLSEQLVLTEASRCLHCAVPPVYDEKRCLGCSNCEQRCPHQAITMVRRDEPFVVGVDMATVDAGRVRELCRKARFNPEQIVCYCTETRAEEIAAAILKGADSPAAIGAMTGAGSGCSVECIQPMLRFLEAAGIAVIPPKGTQWYGRTTTAWEISKKITEKPSYQKFHFKDDLNLLNRVVEKEERRKP